One stretch of Prosthecobacter debontii DNA includes these proteins:
- a CDS encoding metal ABC transporter ATP-binding protein, whose translation MHAHPENSLRKEHVCWGGGGCAHSHHHRLEVQNLRVSYQEVLALDGIHFSTECGRSIALIGPNGAGKSTLLKALAGLLRTDSGSIIWRGKPLTRSSHEIAYLPQRGDVDWNFPITVRGLVEMGRYPNLGWWRKYSRHDAEIVQRALTTMNLLDLQDRQISALSGGQQQRAFIARAVAQEAHVLLLDEPFTGLDKPAQESLSRLFRELAAEGRLLIASHHDLQTVKGNFDDVLLIKKNQVAFGEVATAFTPERVAEAYGH comes from the coding sequence ATGCACGCCCATCCTGAAAATAGCCTGCGTAAGGAACACGTCTGCTGGGGCGGCGGTGGCTGCGCGCATTCGCATCATCACCGCCTGGAGGTGCAGAACCTGCGGGTGAGCTACCAGGAAGTGTTGGCCCTCGATGGCATTCACTTCAGCACGGAATGCGGGCGTAGCATCGCTTTGATTGGCCCCAATGGCGCGGGCAAGAGCACTCTGCTCAAGGCACTGGCCGGTCTGTTGCGCACGGATAGCGGCAGCATCATCTGGCGTGGTAAGCCACTGACGCGCAGCAGCCATGAGATCGCTTACCTGCCTCAGCGCGGGGATGTGGATTGGAATTTTCCCATCACCGTTCGAGGGCTCGTCGAGATGGGTCGATATCCCAATCTCGGTTGGTGGCGGAAATACTCCCGTCATGATGCCGAGATCGTTCAGCGGGCCTTGACCACGATGAATCTGCTGGATCTTCAGGATCGTCAGATCAGCGCTCTGTCCGGTGGGCAGCAGCAGCGGGCTTTCATTGCTCGGGCCGTGGCGCAGGAGGCGCATGTGCTCTTGCTCGATGAGCCGTTCACCGGATTGGATAAACCTGCACAAGAGAGTCTGTCACGTCTCTTTCGTGAACTGGCTGCCGAGGGGCGATTGCTCATTGCGAGCCACCACGATTTGCAGACGGTCAAAGGCAACTTCGATGATGTGCTGCTGATCAAAAAAAACCAAGTGGCTTTTGGCGAGGTCGCCACGGCTTTCACTCCCGAACGCGTTGCTGAGGCCTACGGCCATTGA
- a CDS encoding FKBP-type peptidyl-prolyl cis-trans isomerase, producing MKFTLRLACAAFAVASTLSAQTESPKPAGEAAAPAASAPMDKVSYFIGSQIGGNIANNFKQQGVDIDLDSFLGAVRDQFEGKPSKYKPEELEAAMQEFEKVMQGKQAEMQAKAADKAKETKAAGAKFLAENGKKDGVKTTASGLQYEVIKQGEGPKPVATDKVNVHYHGTLLNGKVFDSSVERGEPITFGVQEVIKGWTEALQLMNVGSKYKLYIPSELAYGDNGAGADIGPGETLVFEVELLKIEK from the coding sequence ATGAAATTCACACTTCGCCTTGCTTGCGCCGCATTTGCCGTCGCTTCCACACTGTCAGCTCAGACGGAATCTCCAAAACCTGCTGGCGAAGCTGCCGCTCCTGCTGCATCAGCACCGATGGACAAAGTCAGCTATTTCATCGGATCTCAAATCGGCGGTAACATCGCCAACAACTTCAAGCAGCAGGGCGTGGACATCGACCTGGATAGCTTCTTGGGCGCAGTCCGTGATCAATTCGAAGGCAAGCCTTCCAAGTACAAGCCTGAAGAGCTTGAAGCAGCCATGCAGGAATTTGAAAAAGTGATGCAGGGCAAGCAGGCTGAAATGCAGGCCAAAGCCGCTGATAAAGCCAAAGAAACCAAAGCTGCCGGTGCTAAGTTCCTGGCTGAGAACGGCAAGAAGGATGGTGTGAAAACCACCGCCAGCGGTCTGCAATACGAAGTGATCAAGCAGGGCGAAGGTCCAAAGCCTGTTGCCACTGACAAAGTGAACGTGCACTACCACGGCACCCTTCTGAATGGCAAAGTTTTCGACAGCAGCGTCGAGCGTGGTGAACCCATCACTTTCGGCGTGCAGGAAGTGATCAAAGGCTGGACCGAAGCTCTTCAGCTCATGAACGTGGGCTCCAAGTACAAACTCTACATCCCTTCCGAGCTTGCCTACGGCGACAACGGCGCAGGTGCTGACATCGGTCCCGGCGAAACCCTGGTCTTCGAAGTCGAGCTTCTGAAGATCGAGAAATAA
- a CDS encoding Gfo/Idh/MocA family protein: MSSNPKSRRQFLQTAAGAITAPFILPSRVWSAETAPNSRINLGFIGMGKMNSGHLGNFLGRESVQVVAVCDVDTNRRENAKKKVEETYGKKAGSDYKGCSAYNDFQELLARKDIDAVVIATPDHWHAYIGIAAVKAGKDVYGEKPLTHNVHEALTLTKAVRDSGRIFQTGSQQRSNNQEFRIAAELVRNGVLGEIKTITTSFGDPAGVYNLGEEAMEPGLDWDRWCGPGPLKPYNSILSPRGVHNHFPAWRMTREFGGGMITDWGAHHIDIAQWALGVDDSGPVEVRSPGADKKRGAQLVYSNGVVLTHNDGKGVSIYGTEGEVHVNRGKFEFILGGKTIHKFWDKNEDKGTSLDREVILTEREYLKDAKVKLYVSKNHHDDWLNSIQTRERPICDVAIGATSAISCHLMNMAYWNDASFKWNPTERTFAEGGDPKWLTREYRGNWVV, from the coding sequence ATGAGCTCTAATCCCAAGTCACGCCGTCAATTCCTGCAAACCGCAGCCGGGGCCATCACGGCACCCTTCATCCTGCCCTCCCGTGTCTGGTCGGCAGAAACCGCGCCCAACTCCCGCATCAATCTCGGCTTTATCGGCATGGGAAAAATGAACTCCGGCCATTTGGGGAACTTCCTGGGCCGTGAATCCGTGCAGGTCGTGGCTGTCTGCGACGTGGACACCAACCGTCGTGAAAACGCGAAGAAGAAGGTCGAAGAAACCTACGGCAAGAAAGCCGGCAGCGACTACAAGGGTTGCTCCGCTTACAATGACTTCCAGGAGCTCCTGGCCCGCAAAGACATCGACGCCGTCGTCATCGCGACTCCGGACCACTGGCATGCCTACATCGGCATCGCCGCCGTCAAAGCTGGCAAAGATGTCTATGGTGAGAAGCCTCTCACTCACAATGTCCATGAAGCGCTGACTCTGACCAAAGCGGTGCGTGACAGTGGCCGCATCTTCCAGACCGGCTCCCAGCAGCGCTCGAACAATCAGGAGTTCCGTATCGCCGCTGAGCTGGTGCGCAACGGGGTGCTGGGTGAAATCAAAACCATCACCACTTCCTTCGGTGACCCCGCCGGTGTTTACAATCTGGGTGAAGAAGCCATGGAGCCAGGCCTCGACTGGGATCGCTGGTGCGGTCCAGGCCCCTTGAAGCCTTACAACAGCATCCTCAGCCCACGCGGCGTGCATAACCACTTCCCAGCCTGGCGTATGACTCGTGAGTTCGGCGGCGGCATGATCACCGACTGGGGTGCTCACCACATTGACATCGCTCAATGGGCACTCGGGGTGGATGACAGCGGCCCTGTTGAAGTGCGCTCCCCTGGCGCAGATAAGAAGCGCGGTGCTCAGCTCGTTTACAGCAACGGCGTCGTCCTAACCCACAACGATGGCAAGGGCGTCTCCATCTACGGTACGGAAGGTGAAGTGCACGTCAATCGTGGGAAGTTCGAGTTCATCCTCGGTGGTAAAACCATCCACAAGTTCTGGGACAAGAACGAAGACAAAGGCACCTCCCTCGACCGTGAAGTGATCCTCACCGAGCGCGAATACCTCAAAGACGCCAAGGTGAAGCTGTACGTCAGCAAGAACCATCACGATGACTGGCTGAACTCCATCCAGACCCGTGAGCGCCCGATCTGCGACGTCGCTATTGGCGCCACCTCCGCCATTTCCTGCCACCTCATGAACATGGCTTATTGGAACGACGCCAGCTTCAAATGGAATCCTACCGAGCGCACCTTCGCTGAAGGCGGTGATCCGAAGTGGCTCACCCGCGAGTATCGCGGCAATTGGGTGGTCTGA
- a CDS encoding molybdenum cofactor guanylyltransferase, whose protein sequence is MSDPTPVPGYSALLLAGGRSTRMGEDKAFLPWQGKPLWQGQIQKLRMLKPARLIVACREGQGLHQTAEPEVEWLFDPPGTDVGPIGPVSRALALVQMPLVVLAVDMPEMNPAFLSESIAELPPDQALFFRASHGIEPLAGVYTPALIPLMEKALEDTQLSMRRLIEDAVNQGLAIVQPVSPSTQVYFANTNTPDEWSEVVG, encoded by the coding sequence ATGTCTGACCCAACTCCAGTTCCAGGATACTCGGCGCTCTTGCTTGCCGGGGGGCGCTCCACCCGCATGGGGGAGGACAAGGCGTTTCTGCCTTGGCAGGGTAAGCCGCTGTGGCAGGGCCAGATTCAAAAACTGCGGATGCTGAAGCCAGCGCGGCTCATCGTCGCCTGTCGAGAAGGGCAGGGTCTGCATCAGACTGCGGAGCCCGAGGTGGAGTGGTTGTTCGATCCGCCAGGGACCGATGTCGGTCCCATAGGCCCCGTGAGTCGGGCTCTGGCGTTAGTACAAATGCCGCTGGTGGTGCTGGCCGTGGATATGCCGGAGATGAATCCGGCTTTTTTGAGCGAATCGATTGCAGAGCTTCCTCCCGATCAAGCGTTGTTCTTCCGCGCCAGTCACGGCATCGAACCTCTGGCCGGGGTCTATACGCCAGCGCTGATTCCATTGATGGAAAAGGCTCTCGAAGACACTCAGCTCAGCATGCGCCGTTTGATCGAGGATGCCGTTAACCAGGGGTTGGCCATCGTGCAGCCCGTATCGCCTTCAACGCAGGTTTATTTCGCCAATACCAATACACCTGACGAGTGGTCTGAGGTGGTGGGATGA
- a CDS encoding alpha/beta hydrolase family protein: MRLFLLSLFCVLPLFTQAVAGRYLTVEYPPSKEPEGLIYGVTYTLWLPEGIEKVRGVIVHQHGCGAGACKGGETAAYDLHWQALAAKHGCALLGPSYHQEDGQDCRKWCDPRNGSEKAFLHSLEEFAKQSGHPEIGKVPWALWGHSGGGFWSSLMLTLHPDRIAAIWFRSGSAYYVWEKGDIPKPELSEAVYQVPICFNGGLKEEQDKRHGPARVGDRAMFKAWRAKGAPAGFARDPRTGHECGDSRYLAIPFLDTCLTMRLPKQGAALLPVKVSDGWLSEMDERTAVKASEFKGALETAAWMPTEALTKLRAEYIQTGATNDTTPPPGPTDVKVKDGVVTWQAEVDFESGLQQFIVYREGKEIGRVPEKLASRFGRPLFQAMSYHDTPEKPLLEMKFVDPTPATSAISYRVISVNGVGLRSE; encoded by the coding sequence ATGCGCCTGTTTTTGCTCTCTCTTTTCTGCGTGCTGCCGCTCTTCACTCAAGCTGTAGCGGGTCGCTATCTCACAGTCGAGTATCCCCCGTCGAAAGAGCCGGAGGGTCTGATCTACGGGGTGACCTACACGCTGTGGCTGCCGGAAGGGATTGAGAAAGTCCGGGGTGTGATCGTGCATCAGCATGGCTGTGGCGCGGGAGCCTGCAAGGGCGGTGAGACAGCGGCCTATGATCTGCATTGGCAGGCCCTGGCAGCAAAGCATGGGTGTGCACTGCTCGGCCCGTCTTATCATCAGGAGGATGGACAGGACTGTCGGAAGTGGTGTGATCCCCGCAATGGCTCGGAGAAGGCCTTTCTACACAGCCTGGAGGAATTTGCCAAGCAGTCAGGACATCCGGAAATCGGGAAGGTGCCGTGGGCTCTGTGGGGGCATAGCGGCGGTGGTTTCTGGTCCAGCCTCATGCTCACGCTGCATCCCGATCGCATCGCGGCCATCTGGTTTCGTTCGGGTTCCGCCTATTATGTTTGGGAGAAGGGAGACATCCCCAAACCGGAACTGAGCGAAGCCGTGTATCAGGTGCCGATTTGCTTCAACGGCGGTCTTAAAGAGGAGCAAGATAAACGTCACGGCCCGGCACGGGTGGGAGATCGTGCGATGTTCAAAGCTTGGAGAGCTAAGGGAGCCCCGGCGGGTTTTGCACGCGATCCGAGGACAGGTCATGAGTGTGGTGACTCGCGTTATTTAGCGATTCCCTTTTTGGACACCTGCCTAACCATGCGTTTGCCGAAACAAGGCGCCGCGCTACTGCCTGTGAAAGTCAGTGACGGTTGGCTGTCCGAGATGGATGAGAGGACGGCGGTGAAGGCGAGTGAGTTTAAGGGGGCCTTAGAAACCGCAGCGTGGATGCCGACAGAGGCACTGACGAAACTGCGTGCGGAATACATCCAAACGGGGGCGACGAATGACACCACGCCACCGCCTGGTCCTACGGATGTGAAGGTCAAAGATGGAGTCGTGACCTGGCAGGCCGAGGTGGACTTCGAAAGCGGTCTCCAGCAGTTCATCGTTTACCGCGAGGGTAAGGAAATCGGACGAGTGCCGGAGAAACTGGCGAGCCGGTTTGGACGTCCGCTTTTTCAAGCCATGTCCTACCACGACACTCCTGAGAAACCTCTGCTGGAGATGAAGTTCGTGGACCCTACGCCCGCCACATCTGCCATTTCCTATCGAGTGATTTCGGTGAACGGTGTCGGCCTGAGATCCGAATAA
- a CDS encoding creatininase family protein, which yields MTSSPRPWILAETNWKHVKDTRYEIAVLPWGATEAHNWHLPYATDSYQNESLCAEAGRIAWDAGAKVAILPNLPFGVQTGQLDIPFCINMNPSTQTAVLEDIISSLEGVGIPKLVVFNGHGGNDFRQILRELQARHPRIFLSVVNWFSISSGKDIFTIVGDHADERETSLMLHLHPELVLPKEDWGPGTDNLWKIPAMREKWAWAQRAWSQATNDTGSGDPQHSTAEKGAQYFELLTAKFAGYLVDLAAAEPTAMYQKAE from the coding sequence ATGACCTCCTCTCCCCGCCCCTGGATCCTTGCCGAGACGAACTGGAAGCATGTCAAAGACACCCGCTACGAGATTGCAGTCCTGCCCTGGGGGGCCACAGAAGCCCATAACTGGCACCTGCCCTACGCCACGGATAGCTATCAAAATGAAAGCCTGTGTGCCGAGGCGGGCCGCATCGCGTGGGACGCCGGAGCTAAGGTCGCCATCCTGCCTAACCTCCCCTTTGGTGTGCAGACAGGGCAGCTCGACATCCCTTTTTGCATCAATATGAACCCCAGCACACAGACCGCCGTGCTGGAGGACATCATCAGCTCCCTGGAGGGCGTCGGCATCCCTAAGCTCGTGGTCTTCAACGGCCATGGCGGCAATGACTTCCGTCAGATCCTGCGTGAGCTCCAGGCACGCCACCCGCGCATCTTCCTCTCCGTGGTCAATTGGTTCAGCATCAGCAGTGGCAAGGACATCTTCACCATCGTCGGTGACCACGCCGATGAGCGTGAAACCAGCCTCATGCTGCACCTGCATCCCGAGTTGGTTTTGCCGAAAGAAGACTGGGGCCCGGGCACGGACAACCTGTGGAAAATCCCCGCCATGAGGGAAAAGTGGGCCTGGGCTCAGCGCGCATGGTCGCAAGCCACCAACGACACCGGCTCCGGCGATCCACAGCACTCCACGGCCGAAAAAGGGGCTCAATACTTCGAGCTCCTCACCGCCAAGTTCGCCGGTTACCTCGTGGACCTGGCCGCAGCCGAACCTACAGCGATGTATCAGAAAGCGGAATGA